Part of the Candidatus Hydrogenedentota bacterium genome, ACGCCGCCCTGGGACCCCCGCCACCCCACGCCCCAGCCCCGAAGGGGCGGCAGGCTCCCCCTCCGCGCGAAGTTACGGTCAACCACACCTCAGCCCCGAAGGGGCGGCAGGCCCGTAGCCCAGGGCAAGTCACGCGGAACGCGTGACGCCGCCCTGGGACCCCCGCCACCCCACGCCCCAGCCCCGAAGGGGCGGCAGGCTCCCCCTCCGCGCGAAGTTACGGTCGACCGCAACCCAGCCCCGAAGGGGCGGCAGGCCTCTCTTGGATTGCCGGTACCCTCCGCGTCAGGCTTTGAACGCTCCGGAGGTCACGCCCTCCACGAACGGTTTGGTGGCGTAGGCGAAGAGAATCAGCAGCGGAATGCTTGCCGTCATATACGCCGCAAACAGGCTGCTGTAATCCTGCGCGAAATTCGCGGTTGCCAACACGTACAGGCCCGAGGCAATGACGTGATACCGGCCGTCCGTATTCACGATGAACGGCCACAGGAAATTGTTCCACGTGCCCAGGATGTTCATGATGGCCACAACCGACAGCACCGGTTTTGACAAAGGCAGCACGATGTCCAGGTAGATCCGAAAATGCCCGGCCCCATCTATGCGGGCCGATTCGAAGAGCTCCTCGGGAAGACCGTCAAAGAACCCCTTGAACACAAAGGTCGCGAACACCTGCCCCCCCGCGATGTAGGGCAGAATCATCGCCCAGTACGTGTTGAGCAAACCGAGATTGCGCACCACTATGAACGATGGCACCAGGGTCAGGGCGGCCGGAAACATCATCGTGCTGATGATGAAATAGAAAATTGCCCGCGACCCGTAGAACCGGTACCGCGACAGGATGTATGCCGACACCGAGCCCAGCATCACCACCCCGAGCGTAGTCACGCCGCACACGAAGAAGGTATTGATCATGAACGGCCGCAATGACCTCCAGGACACGCGGTAGGCTTTGGTCGAAGCGCGCCAGAAATGGCCCACGGCATCCCAGCCGGTCACTTCGAGCGTTTCCCCGGCATCGGTCAGGACGCTGAACACCCTGTTTGACCCGGAAATCGCCGCAGCCGAAGCCCGTACCAGGCCTTCCAGGTTCTCGGGAAAGCCAAAGAACGCATGGTCCATCTCGTAATTGGTGCGGAACGAGTTGTTCAAGGCGAACAGGAACGGGACGAGCGTCAGCGTGCCGAAACAGCCGATACAAAGCGCCAGCGCGATATCGCGCGCGCGCCTGCGTGTTTCCTTGCTCATCCCCGGCCCTCCAATTCGGCGGTGGACTTGAAATACCGCATGTTGAGAACAGTGAGTCCGAAGACGATGAAGAACAGGCAGACGCCGATGGCGCAGGCGTAGCCCATGCGCTGATAACTGAAGGCATTGAAATACATCCACAACCCGGGCACCATGGTTTTGAAGCCCGGCCCGCCCTTGGTCATGATGAACAGGCCCTCGAAGGACTGCACCCCCGCGATGATTGTCAGGATGAGGATCAGTTTGAGCTGACTCATAACCATCGGGATATCGATGCGCAGAAACTTCTGGAGACCCGTGCACCCCTCGAGCAAGGCCGCCTCGGTCACGCTCTCGGGAATCGAGGACAAGCCCGCGTAATAAATCAGCACTTCGAATCCGCCCACCCAGGGAAAGCCGACGCACGCCACGGCCACGAGGGCCGTGGCCGGATTGCTCAGCCATCCCGTCATGAACTGCTCGAGACCGGCGGCGCGCAACAGTTCATTCAACATGCCGCGATCGCCATAGATCATCCCCGCCCAGATCAACTGGACCGCCACGCCCGGAACCACCACCGGCACCAGGAAAAGAATCCGGAAAAGGTAGCGGCCCCGTTCGCGCGACAACGAGTGGATCAGTTTCGCCACCACCAGTGGGACGCTCAACCGCACGCACACCGCGAACGCCGTCAGAAACATCATGTGCAACACGGACGGCAGCGTGGTGGGATCGCGGACGAACAGCTCGCCGTAGTTGGCGAACCCTACGAATCGCGAATCGCTGCCGACCTCGAACTGAAAGAAGGATTTCGAGAACGCCCAGAACACCGGCACGTAAACAAACACCACCAGCAGCGCCACCTGACACGCCAGCAGTGCGTAACAGGTCAGCGTGAAACGCGCCCGATAGCCCAGAAATGGCCCTTTGTGGCTATTCACGAGGCAATCCTTCCATGGCTTCCCGTACGGGCGCCAATTCCCTCCAACGCTTCTCGAGTCGTGCCATGTCAATGTCTTTGCGCAACAGCAGATTCCGCGTCGCGGTGTTCAGATTGTCTACCTGCCAACGCATGAATTCCTCCTGACCGATGCCATCGTTGAGATACAACTCGAGCATCCGCGCTTGAATATCGGCGAACTTCAGGTCGAAGGTAAAAATCCATTTCGTCGTGGTGTACTGCCGTTCGAGGATGTCCGCAAACGGCTGGATCGACGCCAGCACCGGCACGCCAACCACGTTGGGAAGCAGCGAGGCGTATTCGTTGACCACCCGCTCGTACTGCTCGGGAACCATGATGAACTGCAGCAGCGCCATGACCCGTTTCAGCCGCTCCGAGGTGGCGGGGTCCCCGGTATCTCCGAAAGCGCTGTTGGTCACCTCGTACTGCGTGCCCGAGCCGCCGATTACGCACATTGGGGTATTGGACGCATAGTCCGAGGTCTTCCGGGTGAACTGGGGCACGTAGAATATGCCCCATTCGAACGCGAGCTGCCGGTCGCCCGTGAGCCGGTACGTGAACGGCGTCGGCATCCACAGCATGGCGGCCCGCTGGGTCACGAACTCGCGCGCCAGGTCCGTCCCCATCAGATTCTGGTTGCAGTATTGCCGCAGGTCATGCAGATGCTTCCACAACTCGCAGTACCGCGGATCCTTCTGCGTGAAGAATCCCTGCTCGAAAAGAAAGCACAGCTCGTCCCAGTCCAGGTACCCTTGGAGATACGCTTCGCGCACGGGCTCCTGCACCAGATCGATGCCCGGCAGAATCCCGCAATAGAGCTGGTCGAAGACCAGGTCGACGGCCCAATCGTTGAAAGAATCCCGGTTCATCAGCAGCGGGATATAGCCGGCAGCCTTGACCTTCTCCATGGAAAGGAGCCAGTCGTCCCACGTCTCGGGCGGTTCGACGCCCACCTCGCGAAATATATCCTTGTTGTAGAAGATTCCCGTTTCGACCATATCGAAGCTGATGCAGTAGTTGAGATTGTCCGGCGCGGCCTTTCCGCGGCTGATCGCCTGATACTTGAACATGTCCCACCACTGCTCATATCCGGGGAGAGAGGGGTTGCCCTTTTCGCGAATGAACGGGTTGGGCGCCTCGAGATAGGGGTCGAGCGGGACGTACCAGCCCTTCTGCACGTCCACCCACACGTCCTCGACGTTCACCATCACGATATCGGGCGCGTTGCCGCTGCTGAGCTGCGTCACGAGATACTCGCGGACGCCGGGCACTGAAACAAACTCGACCCGCGTGTCCGGAAACCGCTCCTCGAAGTCCCGCACCACCTCCGCTATGCCTCTGAGGGGCGCACCCAGCCCGAAGGGCGTCGTGCCCGGCATGTACTGCGGTCCAGGCACAAACTTGATGACGTGTTTGACGCCGCCACCGTAGTTCCGGCGCTGCGGAATGCCCGTCACGGAATCATCGCCGGACCGCGGCCACAAAAGCCACGAGCCCGCAGCGACCACTACGGCCAGCGAGGCCCAACGAAAGTATGTCCCCCAAGACGCCATATCGAACGCTATGATAAACAATACGTGCCCGCAAGCGAAACGGCGCGCCCCTGCCGGGCCGCACAAAGACCGCGGCCGCGCAACCAGGGTGGGTTCTAGTCCGCGTCTTTGACGCAGCGGAAGCCTACGAAATAGCCGCCGGTCGAGTCGGGGGGCAGGTAGTACCGGTGAGTGGTGCGCATCATGGCGACGTCGTTAAAACTGGCGCCGCCGCGCATAACCTTGTAGTTCTCGCCGTAGGCCTCGCAAGGGATGTCGTTGCCTGCGTATGCCTTATACCAATCGGCGGTCCATTCCCACGCGCCCCCGGCCATGTCGACGCAGCCGTAGGGGCTTTCCGGTTTCGCCGGGGACCCGCCGCGCGGGTAGGTCTCGTCCCAGTTGTAAAATGTCGCATCGTGGGTTTCGCCCCAGGGGAACGTACGCCCGTCGGTGCCGCGAGCAGCCTTCTCCCATTCCGCTTCAGTGGGCAGGCGTTTGCCGGCCCATTTTGCATACGCTGAGGCTTTGTGCCACGTGACGCTCGCCGGATAGTTCTCGCGGCCTTCCTCGAACGCGAATTCCGGGTCGAACTTCTGGTAATCGGCGTTGCTGACCTCGTACTTGTCGATGAAATAGGCCCCGGTCTCGCTCATGTGTTTCGGGGTTTCGTCAGCATCCCCATACTCACTGCCCATAATGAATGCCCCCGCCGGAACGTATACCATGCCAGCCGGGGGCGTGGGGGCCTTCGCGGCGCCCGGCTGCGAAGCCGCGCCCGCTCCCGCGAGAACAATCGCCGCAAGAGCTGCCCAGATGGTGTATCGCCGCTCTTTCATGGCTGCCTTTCCTCCTACCACGCGGGGTCGATGAATCCATAGTGACGGCCGAACCAATAATTGAGGATGGTGTCGGCCGATACTTCTTCTTCGTAGGACTGGACCTGCTGGGGTCCATCGGGAGTATTCTTGGTGAACGTACGCAGGGTACGGTGACCGCCGCGCATGTTCTTGATAGCGTCAAGGACGGATCCGTCCACCGCCTCTTCGCCCGTAAGTACCTGATAGAGCATGAAATAGAAGGGAACGGACGCGTACCCGAATTTATAGTCTTTCCATGCGAAATAGTGCCGGTTGATCGACATGCGGTACTTCTGCATGAGCGAGGGGTCGTCCTCGAACCGCATAAGCATGTAGTAAGATTGTGCGGCCAGGCTGTCGTCCCACGGGACGGTCCATTCCTTTGGCCAGAGCACTTTGGCCAGAATGGCCTGATCATCGTAGTGGTAGCGGTCGATGAGCATGTGGTACGCGGCCAGGTAGCGGTCTTTTCCGGTCACCTTGTACGCGGTCCTGAGCCCGGCCAGCATCTCGAGGGCGTTAAGGTTTTCGTGGGGCAGGTCAGGGCAGAAATTGCCCCAAAGGGTCATTTTCCCGTCGACATCAACCAATTTGAAGTTGAAATCGACGCAGCGCCCCACAAAGCGGTCCAGGAAGTCCGCAGCGAGCTGTTTGTGTTCCTCATCGGCGCAGATTTCCCAATAGGTGCCGACGGCGAAGAAGAAATCGGTGAACTTGTCGCTGCTCAGGTCACCCTCCCACCGGTAGCCGGGCATGGTCTTGGAGTCATGCCATTCGTTGGGGAAGAAATAGGCCTGTTCGTGCCACAAGGGGCGGTCGGTCTGGTAAAAACTGCGCGCTACGCATCCCGGCACCCCGGTGACGCGTTCAAGGTTCAAGATGCCCTGCATGAGGTCGTCGGCCGCGGCGCGGTGGGCGGGCTCCCTGGTCACGGCGTAGCGGTGGCTGTAGGCGGCCAGCAACGCCGCCGTATGGCCCGCCACGTCTTCATGGTTGCCTGTGATGGGACGGTCCTCGCCGAACGGCGGGAAGATGACCTGCGTCTGCACGATGTTGTCGTGATAATGGTACTCGTGAAGGAGCGCATCCCACGCGGTGATCCGTTCGTGTAATGGCGCCGCAGGGTCCGGGACAGGCATTTCCGGTTGTCCCCACGCCAGACCAGAGGCGATAGCCCACAGGGTGCAGAGAGTCCAGATACGGCGAGCGAACAATGCGGTCATGGCGAGTTCCCCCTTACACCGGGCTATGAGACCTAGTATACCAACCGAACCATCACCCGGCAATACCAAACCTGATGGCGCCGGCGTCCCCGCACGGAAATAACGAAGAGGTCTCCCTGCCCGCCGCAACCTGGTGCCTCTCTTTTCTCCTCTCGTGAGAGGATGGCCTGCGTGCGCGAGCCGGGTCAGGGCCGCTTGCGTGGCCCGCTGCTGTCCTGTTGTCGCGAGCAGGGCGGTCCACAATGTAAAATATAGTATACAATTCTCGGAACGGGATGCCGTGCCTCATGAGGAAATTGCAGGCGAAGTCATCGCACTTTGGGTGGCTTTTTAGGGGCTTCGTGAAACGTCCCTGGAACATTATTGCCACTCCGCCGTTGCTTGTGGGGGCGCGCCAGAGGGCTTTGGCGTACAGGACATCGGCGCATTTCGGGAGAGGTCCAAACGTTCTTTGGGGAAAATCTTGTTTCAGATATGTTTCAAGTTTCGGCCGGGTAGGGGTCTCGATAATGCGCCTTGCGCTGCATACGCACGGACCGATACCTGTTCGGGGGGCCCCATTTGTGCAATTTCGTACGGCCGGTCAAGCAGGCCAGGAGCCGCTTGCGGTCACCACGCATGGTTTGAGTCCCCCATGCTTTGGGGCAAGGAACCGGTTATTGATGGTACTCTATCCTTGGCAGAGGGTCACTTCTTTTGAGGACTGTTTCAGCTTCTCGATGCATGCCCGGTGTTCTTGCCTTGGCGCACACTTTGCCCGAGAATACGATGAGTCACGCGCCAGGTGGAAGGGAATCCGGCCCCCGGTATACCTTCTTCGGTCAGAGTAATGCAGGTCTGGCAGCCGACCGCGTTTCAATTTGAAAAGAGCGGTTTAGTGCTCCATTTTGAATCCGGCTTCTCTGCTACACCCGCTCGAAGCGCATGATCTCGCTGCGGCTCGGGTACCGAATGCCCATTTCTCTCCTCGGGGTCATGTGACGAGAGGTGCTCTGGTGTCTCGGCCGATAGGAAAACGAGTTTTCCCGCTTGGCACTTGCCAAAACAGGTAATGTAAGGTATTCTTTACATATGAGGAACGGCGTCTTGTCCAACAACCTTCGGCAATGGCGGAAAGCGCGCCGGCTGACCCAAACCGTGCTGGCTGAGCAAGCGGGGATTACGCGCCAGAGCATCATCGCCATCGAGAAGGGCCGATTGAATCCTTCCGTTGCGGTTGCGCTAAGTCTGGCCGCGTTACTGAATGCCAGCGTCGAGGACTTGTTTGCGCTGAATCCTGCGGAGGCACTGGCAGACGAAGGCATGGCTGCCGGACCCGGTAAGGGGGCTTTGCAGGTTGCCGCCAAACCCATTGCCGGAGAGGCTGCGGAGATGCCGAATGGGGAGTTTGACGGCGAAGACGAAGTCCCCGGCGCTGTGTGGGATTTTGTGTAATCACCCCCTCGCGGGCGGGTCCCGGGCGCTGACCCCGGCGGCAGGAGCATGGGCGCCCCCGGCAGCCGCTACTTCTTTTGTTCGGCTTCGACGCCGCGCCAGACAATGTCCCCCTCGCGGAAGTGGTGGCGGCCGCCGTCGTCCTGCCGGTTTTCGCCCACGCTGTATAAGGTAAAGGTCTCTCCCGCAGGACGGTAAACGTACGAATTGCCGGTGTAAGGGTCGAGGGGCACCGAGCCGCCGAGGTCACGGGCGACAACGTTGAGGTTCTCGGGATAATTGCCGGTTTCGGTGTAATAAGCCTCGAGGGAAAGCCCGATGCGGGTGAGGTCGAGCATGGCTTCACTTCGGGCCTGGGCGCCTTGCACCCGGGTGAGGGCAGGCACGAGTATCGGGGTCAGGACATTGAGGATGGAGAGATCATCGACTTCCGAATCAATGGCCTCGAGTTCCGCCTGGACCTCGTAGTAGGGAGCCTGAGCGGCCTGTGCCAGGCGTTCCATGAACTCTGCGTAATTCTGCCGGTCGGAGCTCAGCATGATACCCCCGATGGGCGTCTGGTAGATGAAGCCCAGCACGGCGTTTGCTTCCGAGGGTACATCAGGAAAGACTTGGCCGTTACGGAAGTTCTCCATCGCTTCCGTACCGAACGTGGCTTCGGTGACAAGGGCATTCACGAGGGCTTCCCGATGGTACATCCCGGCGGTGTCCTGAACGAAGGCCCGCGCCTGTTCCGGCGTTAGTTGACCGGGCGTCAGCGCCGACCCCATGCCTTGAAACAGAATCCCCATCATGGCGATGCGCACGAGCTGCGAAATGATGATGGGCTCCTCGACCAGGGTCTCGCCGAGGCCGATGATGGCTTCGTAATCTTCCATAGCGCCTTGAATGTCTCCGGCGCTGGCGCGGAGGGCAGCCTCGGAACGCAGCAGGCGGGCCATGGATCGCAATTGGGCCAGGTGGGGCAGTTCCGTTGCGTACCCCTTCGAGAGGTCCACGTGGTACACGGGTTCGCCAAGCCTGGCGAGCCGGCGGATCTCCTCGAGCAGGCCGGCGTTCTTGCCAAAGAATTCCGAGAGAAACTGAGAATCCTCGCCGGTCCATTCAGACCATCCTTTTGCTTCGACCAGGTTCTCGATGTTCTCATAGTCTTGCTGTGATTCCACCGATTGCGCGTCTGGGCCCAGCTTATTGAAGAGTTCGGTCGCTGGTAATGGCTTGGCCGGGGGCTCTTCGCCGCCCACGGGGGAATGCGTTACCGACTGAGCTCCCGCGCGCTCGTCAGCGGGGCTTTGCGCCTTCGCGGGGACTTTCTTGGCTGTGAATT contains:
- a CDS encoding carbohydrate ABC transporter permease → MSKETRRRARDIALALCIGCFGTLTLVPFLFALNNSFRTNYEMDHAFFGFPENLEGLVRASAAAISGSNRVFSVLTDAGETLEVTGWDAVGHFWRASTKAYRVSWRSLRPFMINTFFVCGVTTLGVVMLGSVSAYILSRYRFYGSRAIFYFIISTMMFPAALTLVPSFIVVRNLGLLNTYWAMILPYIAGGQVFATFVFKGFFDGLPEELFESARIDGAGHFRIYLDIVLPLSKPVLSVVAIMNILGTWNNFLWPFIVNTDGRYHVIASGLYVLATANFAQDYSSLFAAYMTASIPLLILFAYATKPFVEGVTSGAFKA
- a CDS encoding sugar ABC transporter permease, whose translation is MNSHKGPFLGYRARFTLTCYALLACQVALLVVFVYVPVFWAFSKSFFQFEVGSDSRFVGFANYGELFVRDPTTLPSVLHMMFLTAFAVCVRLSVPLVVAKLIHSLSRERGRYLFRILFLVPVVVPGVAVQLIWAGMIYGDRGMLNELLRAAGLEQFMTGWLSNPATALVAVACVGFPWVGGFEVLIYYAGLSSIPESVTEAALLEGCTGLQKFLRIDIPMVMSQLKLILILTIIAGVQSFEGLFIMTKGGPGFKTMVPGLWMYFNAFSYQRMGYACAIGVCLFFIVFGLTVLNMRYFKSTAELEGRG
- a CDS encoding extracellular solute-binding protein: MFIIAFDMASWGTYFRWASLAVVVAAGSWLLWPRSGDDSVTGIPQRRNYGGGVKHVIKFVPGPQYMPGTTPFGLGAPLRGIAEVVRDFEERFPDTRVEFVSVPGVREYLVTQLSSGNAPDIVMVNVEDVWVDVQKGWYVPLDPYLEAPNPFIREKGNPSLPGYEQWWDMFKYQAISRGKAAPDNLNYCISFDMVETGIFYNKDIFREVGVEPPETWDDWLLSMEKVKAAGYIPLLMNRDSFNDWAVDLVFDQLYCGILPGIDLVQEPVREAYLQGYLDWDELCFLFEQGFFTQKDPRYCELWKHLHDLRQYCNQNLMGTDLAREFVTQRAAMLWMPTPFTYRLTGDRQLAFEWGIFYVPQFTRKTSDYASNTPMCVIGGSGTQYEVTNSAFGDTGDPATSERLKRVMALLQFIMVPEQYERVVNEYASLLPNVVGVPVLASIQPFADILERQYTTTKWIFTFDLKFADIQARMLELYLNDGIGQEEFMRWQVDNLNTATRNLLLRKDIDMARLEKRWRELAPVREAMEGLPRE
- a CDS encoding SUMF1/EgtB/PvdO family nonheme iron enzyme: MKERRYTIWAALAAIVLAGAGAASQPGAAKAPTPPAGMVYVPAGAFIMGSEYGDADETPKHMSETGAYFIDKYEVSNADYQKFDPEFAFEEGRENYPASVTWHKASAYAKWAGKRLPTEAEWEKAARGTDGRTFPWGETHDATFYNWDETYPRGGSPAKPESPYGCVDMAGGAWEWTADWYKAYAGNDIPCEAYGENYKVMRGGASFNDVAMMRTTHRYYLPPDSTGGYFVGFRCVKDAD
- a CDS encoding helix-turn-helix domain-containing protein → MSNNLRQWRKARRLTQTVLAEQAGITRQSIIAIEKGRLNPSVAVALSLAALLNASVEDLFALNPAEALADEGMAAGPGKGALQVAAKPIAGEAAEMPNGEFDGEDEVPGAVWDFV